A window of the Clupea harengus chromosome 8, Ch_v2.0.2, whole genome shotgun sequence genome harbors these coding sequences:
- the LOC105909142 gene encoding gamma-crystallin M3-like codes for MYITFFISLQIIFYEDKNFQGRSYECQGDCSDMHSHLSRCHSCKVESGCFMVYDRPNFMGNQFFMRRGEYSDMNMLGWNDCIRSCRSIPMHRGQFRMRIYESENFGGQMNELNDDCDSIMGRYSMSDCMSCNVMDGHWLMYEQPHFRGKVMYMRPGEYRSFRNMGSNNTKFMSMKRIPDMM; via the exons ATGTACATaacttttttcatttctttacaGATCATCTTCTACGAGGACAAGAACTTCCAGGGGCGCTCTTATGAGTGCCAGGGAGACTGTTCTGATATGCACTCCCACCTCAGCCGCTGCCACTCCTGCAAGGTGGAGAGCGGCTGCTTCATGGTCTATGACCGTCCCAACTTCATGGGCAACCAGTTCTTCATGAGGAGGGGCGAGTATTCCGACATGAACATGCTGGGTTGGAATGACTGTATTAGATCCTGCCGCAGTATCCCCATG CACAGAGGACAGTTCAGAATGAGGATCTACGAGAGCGAGAACTTTGGTGGTCAGATGAACGAGCTGAATGATGACTGTGACTCCATTATGGGCCGCTACAGTATGTCTGACTGTATGTCCTGCAACGTTATGGATGGCCACTGGCTCATGTATGAGCAGCCCCATTTCAGAGGCAAGGTGATGTACATGAGGCCTGGAGAGTACAGAAGCTTCAGGAACATGGGATCCAACAACACAAAATTCATGAGCATGAAACGTATCCCTGATATGATGTAA